Proteins from a genomic interval of Fodinicurvata sp. EGI_FJ10296:
- a CDS encoding iron-sulfur cluster assembly accessory protein, with amino-acid sequence MVQLKPITITDRAAARVKTLMAKTDQPVIGLRVGVKKTGCSGLSYKMDYATEVGKFEEVLEDKGVTILIEPTASMFLLGTEMDFVEEEIGSRFVFNNPNEVDRCGCGESFRVADGKEQASATS; translated from the coding sequence ATGGTTCAGCTAAAGCCGATCACCATCACGGACCGTGCCGCGGCGCGGGTCAAGACGCTGATGGCGAAGACGGACCAGCCCGTGATCGGGTTGCGCGTCGGGGTCAAGAAAACCGGATGTTCCGGGTTGTCCTATAAGATGGACTATGCGACGGAGGTCGGGAAATTCGAGGAAGTGCTCGAAGACAAGGGCGTCACCATCCTGATCGAGCCCACCGCAAGCATGTTCCTGCTCGGCACTGAAATGGATTTCGTCGAGGAGGAAATCGGCTCCCGGTTCGTCTTCAACAATCCCAACGAAGTCGATCGGTGCGGCTGCGGCGAAAGCTTCCGCGTTGCCGATGGCAAGG
- a CDS encoding cysteine desulfurase, giving the protein MERHRSAVGAYDLAAIRSDFPILDQMVHGKPLAYLDNAASAQKPHAVIDSLVALYSHDYANVHRGLHALSSRATDRYEAARETVREHLNAPSEREIVFTKGATEALNLLAACLGQGILRQGDEVIITGLEHHSNIVPWQLLRDRMRIVLKIVPVGDNGDVDPADLRALLTDRTRVVSVAHMSNALGTILPVEEMVADAKAAGAITILDGCQAVSHMKVDVRALGCDAYVFSGHKVYGPTGIGILWAREDLLDRLPPYHGGGEMIRSVTFEKSTWADLPAKFEAGTPPIAGAVGLKAALDYVNGIGMELIARHEASVFDYAVDCLESIEGVSLIGKARRRASILSFVMDVAHPHDIATLVDRQGVAVRAGHHCAQPLMDRFGLPATARASIGLYNSIAEIDQLAEALHRVRRLLA; this is encoded by the coding sequence ATGGAACGACATCGAAGCGCGGTTGGAGCCTATGATCTGGCAGCCATTCGCTCGGATTTTCCGATCCTCGACCAGATGGTCCATGGAAAGCCGCTGGCCTATCTCGACAATGCGGCCTCTGCGCAAAAGCCCCATGCCGTTATCGACAGTCTGGTGGCGCTTTACAGCCATGATTACGCCAATGTCCATCGTGGACTGCATGCGCTGTCGTCACGAGCCACTGACAGATACGAAGCCGCGCGTGAGACCGTGCGCGAACATCTGAACGCCCCGTCCGAGCGCGAGATCGTTTTTACCAAGGGCGCGACCGAGGCGCTCAACCTTTTGGCCGCCTGTCTTGGCCAGGGCATCCTGCGCCAGGGTGACGAGGTCATCATCACGGGCCTGGAGCATCATTCCAACATCGTGCCGTGGCAGCTCTTGCGCGACCGCATGAGGATCGTCCTCAAAATCGTGCCGGTCGGCGACAATGGCGACGTCGATCCCGCCGATCTGCGGGCGCTTCTGACCGACCGGACACGGGTGGTTTCGGTCGCCCATATGTCGAACGCGCTGGGCACCATCCTTCCGGTCGAGGAGATGGTAGCGGACGCGAAAGCGGCCGGTGCGATCACCATTCTCGACGGGTGTCAGGCCGTCAGCCACATGAAGGTGGATGTTCGGGCTCTTGGCTGCGATGCCTATGTCTTCTCCGGCCACAAGGTCTATGGGCCGACCGGGATTGGTATCCTTTGGGCGCGCGAAGACCTGCTGGATCGTCTGCCACCCTATCATGGCGGTGGCGAGATGATCCGCTCGGTCACCTTTGAAAAATCGACCTGGGCCGATCTGCCTGCTAAATTCGAGGCCGGCACGCCACCGATCGCCGGGGCGGTTGGATTGAAGGCAGCGCTTGATTACGTCAATGGCATCGGCATGGAACTGATTGCCCGCCACGAAGCCAGCGTGTTCGACTATGCCGTGGATTGCCTGGAGTCGATCGAGGGCGTGAGCCTGATTGGCAAGGCCCGGCGGCGGGCGTCGATCCTGTCGTTTGTGATGGACGTTGCCCACCCGCACGATATCGCCACGCTTGTCGACCGCCAGGGGGTGGCGGTGCGCGCGGGCCACCACTGCGCACAGCCCCTGATGGACCGATTTGGCCTGCCGGCGACGGCGAGGGCGAGTATCGGACTTTATAACAGCATCGCCGAAATCGACCAATTGGCCGAGGCATTGCATCGGGTTCGACGGCTGCTGGCATAA